Within the Solibacillus silvestris genome, the region TTGAAAGACAGTGATAATACAGTTAATAAGATTAGTCCCAACCAAAAGCTTGGAATAGATAATCCTCCAATTGAAATTACTTTTAAAAAATGATCTATAAATGTATTTTGTTTAACAGCGGAAATAACTCCAATCGGAATACCGATAATGATGGCTAAAACAATTGCCATTAGTGCTAATTGTATCGTTACGGGAAGTCTGTCTAATATAATCTGGGATACTTCCTTACCTGACCAAAGAGAACTACCCAAATCTCCTTGAAGCGCATTTTTACCCCAATCTATTAGTTGACCAAAAACACTTTTATCTAGGCCCATTTCAGCTTTCAATGCAGCCATTTGTTCAGGTGTTGCACCAGAATTGGCCAACTGAAGGGTCACAACGTCACCAGGTACCGCTCTCATAATGATAAAAATGAAGGTTGTCATAATTAATAGTACGAATATCCCAAAAATTAAGCGCCTAACAATATAGTCAATCATATGTGTGACACCTCCTTATAGAAATGACAGGCAACAGTATGACCTTCTGTAATTTCCATTAGTTCAGGTTTTTCTTTTTTACAAAGATCCATTGCAAAAGGACATCTCGTATGAAATTTACATCCGCTTGGAGGGTTTGATGGACTTGGAACTTCACCACTTAGGATAATTCGGTCTGGTTGAATATTAGGATTAGGAATTGGCACAGCGGAAATAAGTGCCTTTGAATATGGATGGAGCGGTTCTGTAAATAAAGTTTGTGAATCGGTCACTTCTACTATTTCTCCTAAATACATGACAGCTATTCTATCTGAAATATATTTGACTACCGTTAAATCATGAGAGATAAATAAATAAGATAACCCTAATTTCAACTGAAGATCTTTTAATAAATTTAAAATTTGGGCTTGAACAGAAACATCTAATGCGGACACTGCCTCATCACAAATCAGAAGCTCTGGTTCAGTTGCCAAAGCCCTTGCTATACCAATTCTTTGCCTTTGACCTCCTGAAAATTGATGAGGAAATTTATGCATATCATTTTTAGATAGCCCTACGATTTCAAGCAGCTCTCCTACCCGTTGACGCTTTAAACTTCCTTTTGCTAGATTGTGCACTTCTAATGGTTCACCAATAATATCGAGAATTGTCATCCTCGGATTTAGAGAACTATAGGGATCTTGAAAAACAAATTGAACCCGCTTCCTTAGAACTTTTTTCTCTTTTCTATTAATATTTGATAATTGTTTTCCATCAAAACTTACTTCCCCATTCGTTGAGTCAATAAGACCTGTAATTAATCTTCCAACAGTTGATTTACCACAGCCGGATTCACCTACAAGACCAAGAACTTCGCCTTTGTGAATATTCAGTGTTACACCATCCACTGCCTTAACGTGTCCGATTGTTCTTGACAGTATTCCTTTTGTCATAGGAAAGTATTTTTTTAAGTCTGTTACTTCCATTAAATTCTTTTTACTGATTAAATGTTGATTGAGCTCAAAGACAGGCTCATTTTCTTCTGTAAAAATTGGTCCCTCCCAATTTCCTGTCAGGTTGGGATCTGCAATCCAACATTTGCTTTCTCGACCATTTGCTAATTCAAAAAGTGGTGGTTCCTCACTTATGCACTTATCAATAGCAAAAGGACACCTTGGATGAAAACGGCAACCAGCTGGAATTTCTATTAAACTTGGAACATTTCCTTTTATCGTGAGCAATTTACGTTCTTTACTTGTATCAATTTTTGGAATACTTTTCATTAATGCTTCTGTATACGGGTGTTGAGGTTTATTAAACAAATCCTTCACATTCGACTGTTCTACAACCTGCCCCGCATAGACAACAACTACTTTATCCGCCATTTCCGCTACAACACCTAAATCATGTGTAACAAGGATAATCGCTGTTCCAAACTGGGTTTGCAAATCTTTCAGTAATTGCAGAATCTGTGCCTGGACAGTCACATCAAGAGCTGTTGTAGGTTCATCTGCAATAATTAAACTAGGTCTGCATGCAAGTGCTATGGCAATCATTACTCTTTGTCTTTGACCACCCGATAATTGATGTGGATAGGCATTAATACGGCTCTCAGGGTCCGGAAGTCCAACTAACCTTAATAATTCTAGTGCACGTTCCTGAAGTTCATTTTTACT harbors:
- a CDS encoding glutathione ABC transporter permease (with GsiABD is involved in the transport of glutathione into the cell); the protein is MIDYIVRRLIFGIFVLLIMTTFIFIIMRAVPGDVVTLQLANSGATPEQMAALKAEMGLDKSVFGQLIDWGKNALQGDLGSSLWSGKEVSQIILDRLPVTIQLALMAIVLAIIIGIPIGVISAVKQNTFIDHFLKVISIGGLSIPSFWLGLILLTVLSLSFNWIPPLGYQSFAENPIVNLQQMFLPAICLAITLSASIVRMTRSAVLEVLHSEFIRTVRAKGAKEAVVIFKHALRNSLISVITLIGLQIGYLLGGTVVLESIFALPGLGSLIFETVLVRDYPVVQSTVLVFGAMFLLVNLMVDVMYGWVDPRIRTK
- a CDS encoding glutathione ABC transporter ATP-binding protein encodes the protein MTGKNDTLLQVEEMKTVFKTRKGNLEAVDGISFSISKGETVAIVGESGSGKSVSALSILRLLDSNGEVTSGKILFNNLNLKDISNEEIRKIRGNEIAMIFQDPMTCLDPVYTIGDQITETIKIHETLSKNELQERALELLRLVGLPDPESRINAYPHQLSGGQRQRVMIAIALACRPSLIIADEPTTALDVTVQAQILQLLKDLQTQFGTAIILVTHDLGVVAEMADKVVVVYAGQVVEQSNVKDLFNKPQHPYTEALMKSIPKIDTSKERKLLTIKGNVPSLIEIPAGCRFHPRCPFAIDKCISEEPPLFELANGRESKCWIADPNLTGNWEGPIFTEENEPVFELNQHLISKKNLMEVTDLKKYFPMTKGILSRTIGHVKAVDGVTLNIHKGEVLGLVGESGCGKSTVGRLITGLIDSTNGEVSFDGKQLSNINRKEKKVLRKRVQFVFQDPYSSLNPRMTILDIIGEPLEVHNLAKGSLKRQRVGELLEIVGLSKNDMHKFPHQFSGGQRQRIGIARALATEPELLICDEAVSALDVSVQAQILNLLKDLQLKLGLSYLFISHDLTVVKYISDRIAVMYLGEIVEVTDSQTLFTEPLHPYSKALISAVPIPNPNIQPDRIILSGEVPSPSNPPSGCKFHTRCPFAMDLCKKEKPELMEITEGHTVACHFYKEVSHI